The following proteins are encoded in a genomic region of Natronorubrum halophilum:
- a CDS encoding FAD-binding and (Fe-S)-binding domain-containing protein has translation MATERVESGGRPLERASSTVADETGDTHESDRDLAADLRRAVEGDVRFDEYTRVLYATDGSIYGAQPAGVVFPHDTDDVRAAVRVAADHGVPVLPRGAGSSLAGQTVGPGCLVLDLSRHMADLGEIDPEERRVTVQPGVVQDDLDDALEPHGLRFAPDPASSNRATIGGGIGNNSTGAHSVRYGITDAYVEECEVVLADGSTIRTRDVVLDSPEWDAIVSKDDREAEIYRTVRAIVEDNADEIETRYPTLKRCVSGYNLQKVLRENAAGEDVLNLSKLIVGAEGTLGVVVEAELALVTRPEKTALTVCCYDDLLSALAAVPEALELEASAVELMDDEVFRLAADSPEYAEYAEPIPDGTAAVLMVEFDSEVVDDLSAALENATARLVDAGAAFDSLEALTPDRQDRLWKLRKASIPLLMSMEGDPKPYPFVEDASVPPEELAEYVAGFQEILADHDTTAAYFAHAGVGTLHIRPVLNLKDGEGVEKMRSIAEDVTDLALEHNGAFSGEHGDGLARTEFNPKLYGPDLWQAFKDVKSAFDPDWRMNPGKVVYREDAPTDIREHLRYGPDYASLEPQTKLDFDDEGGFSHLVELCNGCGTCRQTGGDVMCPTYRATEEEIATTRGRANLLRAAISGEIDPEELYDERFQQEVLDLCIGCKGCQSDCPTGVDLAKLKAEVKHQYHEREGTSLRERLFANVDRFAAAGSAVAPIANRATSVPGARTVLEKTVGIAPDRTLPTFRRETLVDWDEQRDSRVDPEAAEAGVVLFPDTDTNYSNPALGKAAVELLETADIHVTIPDLGPTGRSAYSQGLLDDAADCGTELLEDVEPYLERGWSVLFVEPSDAAMVVDEYRSLLSGRVDDDRLERLVANAYGVCEFLDRHRVDERLPYDHEDGRRRLTYHGHCHQKARGADHHAVGLLRRAGYAVEPVDSGCCGMAGSFGYEAEHYDLSRAIGSILRDQLEEASASGATSTETDGATVVAPGTSCRTQIGDFEGYDRPPHPVELLARALEA, from the coding sequence ATGGCTACGGAACGAGTCGAAAGCGGGGGCCGGCCGCTCGAGCGCGCCTCGAGCACAGTCGCGGACGAAACGGGCGATACGCACGAATCGGATCGCGACCTCGCGGCCGACCTCCGGCGAGCGGTCGAGGGCGACGTTCGATTCGACGAGTACACGCGGGTGCTGTACGCGACCGACGGGAGCATTTACGGCGCTCAGCCGGCGGGTGTGGTCTTTCCGCACGATACGGACGACGTCCGCGCGGCGGTCCGCGTCGCAGCCGACCACGGCGTACCCGTCCTTCCACGGGGTGCCGGCTCCTCGCTCGCCGGACAGACGGTCGGGCCGGGCTGTCTCGTTCTCGATCTGTCCCGACATATGGCCGATCTCGGCGAGATCGACCCGGAGGAACGACGAGTCACCGTTCAGCCCGGCGTCGTTCAGGACGACCTCGACGACGCCCTCGAGCCCCACGGGCTCCGATTCGCCCCCGACCCGGCATCCTCGAACCGGGCGACGATCGGCGGCGGCATCGGTAACAACTCGACGGGTGCCCACTCGGTCCGCTACGGCATCACGGACGCCTACGTCGAGGAGTGTGAGGTCGTCCTCGCCGACGGGTCGACGATCCGCACTCGAGACGTCGTTCTCGATAGTCCCGAGTGGGACGCGATCGTCTCGAAGGACGACCGCGAGGCGGAGATCTATCGAACCGTCCGCGCGATCGTCGAGGACAACGCCGACGAGATCGAGACCCGGTATCCGACGCTCAAACGCTGCGTGAGCGGCTACAACTTACAGAAAGTGCTGCGGGAAAACGCGGCGGGAGAGGACGTACTCAATCTCTCGAAACTCATCGTGGGCGCGGAGGGAACGCTCGGCGTCGTCGTCGAGGCCGAACTCGCGCTTGTGACTCGCCCCGAGAAGACCGCACTCACCGTCTGCTGTTACGACGACCTGCTCTCCGCGCTGGCTGCGGTTCCCGAGGCGCTCGAACTCGAGGCCAGCGCCGTCGAGTTGATGGACGACGAGGTGTTCCGACTGGCGGCCGACTCTCCGGAGTACGCCGAGTACGCGGAACCGATTCCCGACGGCACCGCGGCGGTACTGATGGTCGAATTCGACTCGGAAGTGGTCGACGATCTCTCCGCGGCGCTCGAGAACGCGACGGCCCGTCTCGTGGACGCGGGAGCCGCGTTCGACTCGCTCGAGGCGCTGACTCCTGACCGACAGGATCGACTCTGGAAGCTTCGAAAGGCGTCGATTCCGCTGTTGATGAGCATGGAAGGCGATCCGAAACCGTACCCCTTCGTCGAGGACGCCTCCGTGCCGCCCGAGGAACTCGCCGAGTACGTGGCCGGCTTTCAGGAGATCCTCGCGGACCACGATACGACGGCAGCCTACTTCGCACACGCGGGCGTCGGTACCTTGCACATTCGGCCGGTGCTCAACCTGAAAGACGGCGAGGGCGTCGAAAAGATGCGATCCATCGCCGAGGACGTGACCGACCTCGCGCTCGAGCACAACGGTGCCTTTTCCGGCGAGCACGGCGACGGCCTCGCGCGGACCGAGTTCAACCCGAAGCTGTACGGTCCCGACCTCTGGCAGGCGTTCAAGGACGTGAAGTCGGCGTTCGATCCCGACTGGCGGATGAACCCCGGGAAGGTCGTCTACCGCGAGGATGCGCCCACGGATATCCGCGAACACCTTCGATACGGCCCCGACTACGCCTCGCTCGAACCGCAGACGAAACTCGATTTCGACGACGAGGGCGGCTTCTCCCACCTCGTCGAACTCTGTAACGGCTGTGGGACCTGTCGCCAGACCGGCGGTGACGTGATGTGTCCGACCTACCGGGCGACCGAGGAGGAGATCGCGACGACCCGCGGGCGGGCCAACCTGCTCCGGGCCGCGATCAGCGGCGAGATCGATCCGGAGGAACTCTACGACGAGCGGTTTCAACAGGAGGTGCTCGATCTCTGTATCGGCTGCAAGGGCTGTCAGAGCGACTGTCCGACGGGCGTCGACCTCGCGAAACTCAAAGCCGAGGTCAAACACCAGTACCACGAACGCGAGGGGACGAGCCTCCGCGAACGGCTCTTCGCGAACGTCGATCGGTTCGCGGCGGCCGGAAGCGCCGTCGCCCCGATCGCCAACCGCGCCACGAGCGTGCCGGGCGCGCGGACGGTCCTCGAGAAAACGGTCGGGATCGCACCCGATCGGACGCTGCCGACGTTCCGGCGGGAGACGCTGGTCGACTGGGACGAGCAACGTGATTCGCGAGTCGATCCCGAGGCGGCCGAGGCGGGCGTCGTGCTCTTTCCGGATACGGACACGAACTACTCGAATCCGGCTCTCGGCAAAGCGGCCGTCGAACTCCTCGAGACCGCGGACATCCACGTGACGATACCTGACCTCGGACCGACCGGGAGATCGGCGTACTCGCAGGGGTTGCTCGACGACGCCGCCGACTGTGGCACCGAACTGCTCGAGGACGTCGAGCCGTACCTCGAGCGGGGTTGGTCGGTTCTCTTCGTCGAGCCCTCCGATGCCGCGATGGTCGTCGACGAGTACCGATCGCTGCTGTCGGGACGCGTCGACGACGACCGACTCGAGCGGCTCGTGGCGAACGCCTACGGCGTGTGCGAGTTCCTCGACAGGCACCGGGTCGACGAACGATTGCCGTACGACCACGAAGACGGCCGGAGACGGCTGACCTACCACGGCCACTGCCACCAGAAGGCCCGCGGCGCGGACCACCACGCGGTCGGACTGCTGAGACGCGCGGGATACGCGGTCGAGCCCGTCGATTCTGGCTGCTGCGGGATGGCCGGCAGCTTCGGCTACGAGGCCGAACACTACGACCTCTCGCGGGCGATCGGCTCGATTCTCCGGGACCAACTCGAGGAGGCGTCGGCTAGCGGGGCCACGAGTACGGAAACCGACGGCGCTACGGTCGTCGCACCGGGAACCTCCTGTCGGACGCAGATCGGCGATTTCGAGGGATACGACCGGCCGCCACACCCGGTGGAGTTGCTCGCGAGGGCTCTCGAGGCGTAA
- a CDS encoding aldehyde ferredoxin oxidoreductase family protein — MSETVPGVYGGEILHVDLSSDRTWIDPLEPEDARRFLGGNGLAAKLIHEHVPTDAGAFDPENTAVFAVGPMNLTPFQSTSRGVVGFISPMTNGFFDSTFGGTFPCAQKSTGFDAIAIHGAAPELSYLAIDEHGAEIVEAPDLAGLETYETCSEIRDREGNGFDTHVIAAGPAGENQVRYACLLHESEIREGVAGRGGSGAVLGSKNLKAVAIREGEFEPEIADSDGLQSLAIDRMKPLMEETEMLQEYGTSGLVNPVNEMGKLGRRNNQFEHTEPERADEVSGETLNADYVTEDTTCANCAVQCGKHVSVESLGITDAKIPEFESLFATTTMVEAYDIKRVIQANDLCDRLGMDTISWGVTVAFARECYDRGHLPEDSSDHLEFGDTDGLVELARETSSREGIGDRLADGSFRMAAELSDEAERYVHGSKGLEFAAHSPRGLKGMSVGYATSTRGGSHHDTRPTRQYGGEHAETTEGTAEFAARSQHYTALGDSLTQCRFVSEGGWGKRINDRYRDAINYATGWELTTDEVEAIGERIYNLERLINVERGIASKETDTLSHRVMTEPIPEGPSEGMYCPPAELDAMLTEYYAFRQWDDEGKPTDAVLERLDIAELAG, encoded by the coding sequence ATGAGCGAGACGGTTCCGGGCGTCTACGGCGGCGAGATCCTCCACGTCGATCTCTCGAGCGACCGAACGTGGATTGACCCCCTCGAACCCGAGGACGCGCGCCGGTTTCTCGGCGGAAACGGACTGGCAGCGAAGCTGATCCACGAACACGTGCCGACGGACGCGGGCGCGTTCGATCCGGAGAACACGGCGGTCTTCGCGGTGGGCCCGATGAATCTGACGCCGTTCCAGAGCACCAGTCGCGGCGTCGTCGGGTTCATCAGTCCGATGACCAACGGCTTTTTCGACAGCACCTTCGGCGGGACGTTCCCCTGCGCACAGAAGTCGACCGGCTTCGACGCGATCGCGATCCACGGAGCGGCCCCGGAGCTGTCCTACCTCGCGATCGACGAACACGGGGCGGAGATCGTCGAAGCGCCGGATCTGGCGGGACTGGAGACGTACGAAACCTGTTCGGAGATCCGCGACCGCGAGGGGAACGGCTTCGATACCCACGTGATCGCTGCCGGACCGGCGGGGGAGAATCAGGTGCGATACGCGTGTCTCCTCCACGAATCGGAGATTCGAGAGGGTGTCGCCGGTCGCGGCGGTTCGGGGGCGGTACTCGGCAGCAAGAACCTGAAAGCGGTCGCGATACGAGAGGGCGAGTTCGAACCCGAGATCGCGGATTCGGACGGGCTCCAATCGCTCGCGATCGATCGGATGAAGCCGCTGATGGAAGAGACGGAGATGCTCCAGGAATACGGGACGAGCGGCCTCGTCAACCCGGTAAACGAGATGGGGAAACTCGGCCGCCGGAACAACCAGTTCGAGCACACGGAGCCAGAACGGGCCGACGAGGTCAGCGGCGAAACCCTCAACGCCGACTACGTGACCGAAGACACGACGTGTGCGAACTGTGCCGTACAGTGCGGGAAACACGTCTCGGTCGAATCGCTCGGCATCACGGACGCGAAGATCCCGGAGTTCGAGAGCCTCTTCGCGACGACGACGATGGTCGAGGCGTACGACATCAAACGAGTGATCCAGGCGAACGATCTCTGCGACCGACTCGGGATGGATACGATTAGCTGGGGCGTCACCGTCGCGTTCGCCCGCGAGTGTTACGACCGCGGGCACCTCCCCGAAGACAGTTCGGACCACCTCGAGTTCGGCGACACCGACGGACTCGTCGAACTCGCTCGGGAAACGAGTTCGCGCGAGGGCATCGGCGACCGACTCGCCGACGGATCGTTCCGGATGGCGGCGGAGCTGAGCGACGAGGCCGAGCGATACGTACACGGTTCGAAGGGCCTCGAGTTCGCCGCGCACTCGCCTCGAGGGCTCAAGGGGATGAGCGTCGGCTACGCGACGTCGACGCGCGGCGGTTCACACCACGATACGAGACCGACTCGCCAGTACGGTGGCGAGCACGCGGAGACGACGGAGGGGACCGCCGAGTTCGCGGCTCGGTCCCAACACTACACGGCCCTCGGCGACTCGCTCACGCAGTGTCGATTCGTCAGCGAGGGCGGGTGGGGGAAACGGATCAACGACCGGTACAGAGACGCGATCAACTACGCCACCGGCTGGGAGCTGACGACCGACGAGGTCGAAGCGATCGGCGAACGGATCTACAACCTCGAGCGACTCATCAACGTCGAACGCGGTATCGCGAGCAAGGAAACCGACACGCTGTCACACCGCGTAATGACGGAACCGATTCCGGAGGGTCCCTCCGAGGGAATGTACTGTCCGCCGGCGGAACTCGACGCGATGTTGACGGAGTACTACGCTTTCCGCCAGTGGGACGACGAGGGGAAGCCGACCGATGCGGTTCTCGAACGGCTGGATATCGCCGAACTCGCCGGATAG
- a CDS encoding VOC family protein: MDVAHTAIWVSDLDETTTFYEDVLGLEYRREFTMPDGTGNYYVGTDAGAELQFKYDTNGDGDAVSPSGVDHLALTVDDVDATFERVVGASDCEVVLEPTTIDEADRRVAFVTDPDGYTVEFVQQVPK; this comes from the coding sequence ATGGACGTAGCACATACCGCGATTTGGGTCTCTGATCTGGACGAAACGACGACGTTCTACGAGGACGTTCTCGGCCTCGAATACCGGCGGGAGTTCACGATGCCGGACGGAACCGGAAACTACTACGTCGGCACGGACGCCGGTGCCGAACTCCAGTTCAAGTACGACACGAACGGCGACGGCGACGCAGTGTCCCCGTCCGGCGTCGACCATCTGGCCCTCACCGTCGACGACGTCGACGCGACGTTCGAACGCGTCGTCGGAGCGAGCGACTGCGAGGTCGTTCTCGAGCCGACGACGATCGACGAGGCGGATCGGCGCGTTGCGTTCGTCACCGATCCCGACGGCTACACCGTCGAATTCGTCCAGCAGGTGCCGAAATGA
- a CDS encoding SMP-30/gluconolactonase/LRE family protein gives MDTIERVADIRAHTGEGPLWHPDERRLYWVDIPAGRLYRYDPATDEHERVYETDADPLGGFTIEADGALLLFTHGTVSRWDPSAETGTAEPVAEIDAATRFNDVIADPEGRVFCGTMPGEHELGDLYRLEPDGTATLVVEDVDIANGMGFSRDTETFYFTESEAHRIYAFDYDRSTGDLTSERTLLETPADDGVPDGMTVDEEGSIWSARWNGGRVVRYDSDGTAVDEIDLPARKVSAVTFGGPEYRDLYLTTALADGNRSDEGDGAGALFRVPDVGVAGVPEFRSRIALE, from the coding sequence ATGGATACCATCGAACGCGTCGCCGATATTCGTGCCCACACCGGAGAGGGACCGCTGTGGCATCCCGACGAACGACGACTGTACTGGGTCGATATTCCGGCCGGTCGACTCTATCGGTACGACCCCGCGACCGACGAGCACGAACGCGTCTACGAAACCGACGCCGATCCCCTCGGCGGGTTTACGATCGAAGCCGACGGCGCGTTGCTCCTGTTCACCCACGGGACCGTTAGCCGGTGGGATCCCAGTGCCGAAACCGGGACCGCCGAACCGGTCGCCGAGATCGACGCTGCCACTCGGTTCAACGACGTCATCGCCGACCCCGAGGGCCGCGTCTTCTGTGGAACGATGCCCGGCGAACACGAACTCGGCGACCTCTACCGACTCGAGCCGGACGGCACGGCGACACTCGTCGTCGAGGACGTGGACATCGCCAACGGGATGGGGTTCTCGCGGGATACCGAGACGTTCTACTTTACCGAATCCGAAGCCCACCGCATCTACGCGTTCGATTACGACCGATCGACCGGCGACCTCACGAGCGAGCGAACACTGCTCGAGACGCCCGCAGACGACGGCGTCCCGGACGGAATGACCGTCGACGAGGAGGGTTCCATCTGGTCCGCCCGCTGGAACGGCGGCCGCGTCGTCCGGTATGACTCCGACGGAACTGCGGTCGACGAGATCGATCTCCCGGCGCGGAAAGTCTCCGCCGTCACCTTCGGCGGGCCGGAGTACCGCGACCTCTACCTGACGACCGCACTCGCCGACGGAAACCGATCCGACGAAGGCGACGGCGCAGGCGCGCTCTTTCGGGTCCCGGACGTCGGCGTCGCCGGCGTCCCCGAGTTCCGATCGCGAATCGCGCTCGAGTAG
- a CDS encoding Gfo/Idh/MocA family protein encodes MYDVAIVGTGPDPDTPTLDGFAMGYRHAEAYRNHDRCRLVACADVVPENGAAFADEFDIAAERVFEDYRELLATVEPDVVSVAVPPAIHEEIVVGCARSGVVDAIHCEKPMAHTWASAKRLVQSCWRKDVQLTFNRQRRFGRPFVDARKLLEDGEIGDLERIEIGWGDFYDTGAHTVDLAGMFAGDRSAEWVIAQLDYREEDQRFGSHQENQMWAQWRYDNGVYGVVSTGTGSEMVGAAILLRGTDGQIRIAVDDGPMLELRRGGSTEQLDVDGETMHRTGTERDRFGSRFHDRAIDHVLECLESGTEPKLSGRIGLNTAEILFGGYESVRRRGRVDFPLEIDDNPLEAMVDSGELTPEPAADEEEP; translated from the coding sequence ATGTACGATGTCGCTATCGTCGGCACCGGACCGGATCCGGATACTCCGACGCTCGACGGGTTCGCGATGGGGTACCGACACGCGGAGGCGTACCGAAACCACGATCGCTGCCGGCTCGTGGCCTGTGCCGACGTCGTCCCGGAGAACGGCGCAGCCTTCGCGGACGAGTTCGACATTGCAGCCGAACGCGTCTTCGAGGACTACCGCGAACTGCTCGCGACGGTCGAACCGGATGTCGTCAGCGTGGCGGTCCCGCCGGCGATTCACGAAGAGATCGTCGTCGGGTGTGCCCGCAGCGGCGTCGTCGACGCTATCCACTGCGAGAAGCCGATGGCACACACGTGGGCGAGCGCAAAGCGGCTGGTCCAGTCGTGCTGGCGCAAAGACGTTCAACTGACGTTCAACCGGCAACGTCGATTCGGCCGCCCGTTCGTCGACGCCAGGAAACTCCTCGAGGACGGCGAGATCGGCGACCTCGAGCGCATCGAGATCGGCTGGGGGGACTTCTACGACACGGGCGCACACACGGTCGATCTCGCGGGAATGTTTGCCGGCGATCGGTCCGCAGAATGGGTTATCGCCCAACTGGACTACCGCGAGGAGGATCAGCGATTCGGCTCCCACCAGGAGAACCAGATGTGGGCCCAGTGGAGGTACGACAACGGCGTTTACGGCGTGGTGTCCACCGGCACGGGGAGCGAGATGGTCGGGGCGGCCATCCTGCTCCGCGGGACCGACGGCCAGATCCGGATCGCCGTCGACGACGGCCCGATGCTCGAGTTGCGACGAGGCGGCTCGACGGAGCAACTCGACGTCGACGGCGAGACGATGCACCGAACGGGGACCGAACGAGATCGGTTCGGCTCGCGGTTCCACGACCGGGCGATCGACCACGTACTCGAGTGTCTCGAGTCGGGAACCGAACCCAAGCTCAGCGGCCGGATCGGACTCAATACGGCCGAGATCCTGTTCGGCGGCTACGAGTCCGTCCGCCGCCGCGGCCGCGTCGATTTCCCGCTCGAGATCGACGACAATCCGCTCGAGGCGATGGTCGACAGCGGCGAGCTAACGCCCGAACCGGCGGCTGACGAGGAGGAGCCGTAA
- a CDS encoding sugar phosphate isomerase/epimerase family protein, whose translation MPQTAIQLYTLRGIDDPLPRILENVATTSFDGVEFAHRVRDADIDTVATTLERAGLAAASAHVGLEDLEESLEETLSTYDRLGCDTLVVPYLDETHFESSEAVRSTAERLSTMAGTVADRGFDLHYHNHDHEFVDCGDRTAMEELLDESDDGLGFELDLGWAVAGGLDPVALLERYGDRISLVHFADVDTETMSPAELDEGDVDLEACLDAAQAADVEWYVYEHDEPTNPRESLEHGAAVLDSFR comes from the coding sequence ATGCCACAGACGGCCATCCAACTCTACACGCTTCGCGGGATCGACGACCCGCTCCCACGGATACTGGAGAACGTTGCGACGACGTCGTTCGACGGCGTCGAGTTCGCTCACCGCGTCCGAGACGCCGATATCGACACCGTCGCGACCACCCTCGAGCGGGCCGGTCTCGCCGCGGCCAGCGCACACGTCGGCCTCGAGGACCTGGAGGAATCGCTCGAGGAAACCCTCTCGACGTACGATCGACTCGGCTGTGACACGCTCGTCGTTCCGTACCTCGACGAGACGCACTTCGAGTCGTCGGAGGCGGTGCGGTCCACAGCAGAACGGCTGTCCACGATGGCTGGCACCGTCGCCGACCGCGGGTTCGACCTCCACTACCACAACCACGACCACGAGTTCGTCGACTGCGGCGACCGCACGGCGATGGAGGAACTCCTCGACGAATCCGATGACGGTCTCGGGTTCGAACTCGATCTCGGCTGGGCGGTCGCCGGCGGCCTCGATCCGGTCGCGCTCCTCGAGCGCTACGGCGACCGAATCTCGCTCGTTCACTTCGCCGACGTCGATACGGAGACGATGTCGCCCGCCGAACTCGACGAGGGAGACGTCGACCTCGAGGCGTGCCTGGACGCGGCTCAAGCCGCGGATGTCGAGTGGTACGTGTACGAACACGACGAGCCGACGAACCCGCGCGAATCGCTCGAGCACGGCGCGGCCGTCCTCGATTCGTTCAGGTGA
- the melA gene encoding alpha-galactosidase has product MVKIAFIGAGSHTFTQTLVRDVLSFPALQDSTLCLMDIDGDRLGRIEAATRFLVDDHDLSATVEATTDRRAALEDADYVITTIHVGGVEPVENEIEIPRRYGVKQSVGDTLGPGGVFRATRTIPTMLDIARDMEELCPDAPLLQHTNPMAMVCWALEAETEIDVYGICHSIVATAHDIASYVDVPVEELEYWVAGINHMAWFLELEHEGRDLYPDLRAAMTDPDIYARDVVRFETMDHFGRFITESSHHLSEYLPYFRHSQDEIDRLVDASAYDPDREEFEYSPVCWLPTGEYFDQWRTIDHADQFDPETMDTSLSRSGEYAARIVHSLETDEPRRLNLNVPNDGRLITNLPDDALVEVPCHVDGTGVHPCSVGDLPPQLAAPNRSNVNVQSLAVAAAVERDETALRQAVKLDPLTAAVCTLEATDDMVDDLLEANDEYLPELA; this is encoded by the coding sequence ATGGTGAAAATCGCGTTTATCGGCGCGGGGAGTCACACGTTCACGCAGACGCTGGTCCGCGACGTCCTCTCGTTCCCGGCCTTACAGGACTCGACGCTGTGTCTGATGGATATCGACGGCGACCGCCTCGGGCGGATCGAAGCCGCGACACGGTTCCTGGTCGACGACCACGACCTTTCCGCGACGGTCGAAGCGACGACCGACCGGCGGGCCGCGCTCGAGGACGCGGATTACGTGATCACGACGATCCACGTCGGCGGCGTCGAACCGGTCGAAAACGAGATCGAGATTCCGCGACGCTACGGCGTCAAACAGTCGGTCGGGGACACCCTCGGTCCCGGCGGCGTCTTCCGCGCCACGCGGACGATTCCGACGATGCTCGACATCGCCCGCGACATGGAGGAACTGTGCCCTGACGCCCCGTTGCTCCAGCACACGAACCCGATGGCGATGGTCTGTTGGGCGCTCGAGGCCGAGACCGAGATCGACGTCTACGGCATCTGTCACAGCATCGTCGCGACGGCCCACGACATCGCGAGCTACGTCGACGTCCCCGTCGAGGAACTCGAGTACTGGGTCGCCGGCATCAACCACATGGCGTGGTTCCTCGAGTTAGAACACGAGGGGCGGGACCTGTATCCCGATCTCAGGGCGGCGATGACGGACCCGGACATCTACGCCCGGGACGTCGTCCGCTTCGAGACGATGGACCACTTCGGCCGGTTTATCACGGAGTCGAGCCACCACCTGAGCGAGTACCTGCCGTACTTCCGTCACAGTCAGGACGAAATCGACCGGCTCGTCGACGCCAGCGCCTACGATCCGGACCGGGAGGAGTTCGAGTACTCCCCCGTCTGCTGGCTCCCGACGGGCGAGTACTTCGACCAGTGGCGGACGATCGATCACGCCGACCAGTTCGATCCCGAGACGATGGACACCTCGCTCTCGCGATCCGGCGAGTACGCCGCACGGATCGTCCACTCCCTCGAAACCGACGAGCCCCGACGGCTGAACCTCAACGTTCCGAACGACGGGCGACTTATCACGAACCTTCCCGACGACGCGCTGGTCGAAGTTCCGTGTCACGTCGACGGAACGGGCGTCCATCCCTGTTCCGTGGGCGACCTCCCGCCCCAACTCGCAGCCCCCAACCGCTCGAACGTCAACGTCCAGTCGCTCGCCGTCGCCGCCGCCGTCGAGCGCGACGAGACTGCGCTTCGACAGGCCGTCAAACTCGACCCGCTGACGGCTGCGGTGTGCACGCTCGAGGCGACCGACGACATGGTCGACGACTTGCTCGAGGCGAACGACGAGTACCTGCCCGAACTCGCCTGA